The window TCGGCCGCTCGGTCTACCACACTGACCCAGGGGCTGCCCTGGACGTAGAAGCGCAGGGGCTTCTGGGCCCACTCTCCTGCTTGGCCAATGCCCACTCGGGCTGCTGCCACCACAGCCGGCTCCCTGGAGCCTGGGGGGCTGCGCTCCAGCCACACAGCCTCGTCCTTGGCCAGGTCCCGCTGGTCGAAGCTCTTGTCGATGGCCATGGCCTGGCACAGCTTGGAGGGGCCGCTGCACAGCTCACGGTCTCTGAGGGCTCGGCCCGCGGCGCCCTTGCGGAGGGTGCTGCGAAGCTGCCGCATGGTCTCCAGGCCCCCCAGGGGCTCCAGCGCTCGCAGCAGGACGCATGCCCCATCCCCTgtgggacagacagacagcctAGAAAGCCAGGTCTCCCCGGGCCGGTTGCCCTCCTTACCCCGGGGTGCGTGCAGCGCTATGGGTGTGACGCGGCTGCCTTCCTGGGCGCCCCTGCACTCGGTGTCCAGATTCGGCTACCTCCACCTTCTGCACACACGACCTGTGTCACCAGGTGGGGGCTTCCCCCAGGCAGCCTGAATGCCTGAGCACCAGTTAGGGAGAACCTATCCCAAAAAAAGCCTGGAGGGTGCTGGTAGTCAGCCTCCTCTCTGGCTTCCTCTGGCTGGGCGATTGGCAGCAATTGTGAGGCTGGCAAAGGAGAGCGCAGAGAGCCAGGTGTCTGTGAGCATGGCCAGCCCACCAGGAAGCAGGAAGCCTCAGACCTGGCGGATTCTGACCAGGTCCCAGGGCTCCCCATTCACCTCACCTACTGGGAATCTGTGGGGCAAGCTGAAAGGTTGGCTCAGAGCAGCCACCAGTGTGCTCGTGATGTTGGGGGAGCCCCACCCAGCGACACAGGAGACCATGTGGGAAGAGATGCCAACCTagcccctcacctccttccagcCCTGGCTCTTCGTGTAGCAGTCCAAGCTACTTAaagatttactatttttttttaatttttaagtaatctctacatccaacgtgggactcaaaactcacaaccctgagagcaagaggCAAATGCTCCAGCCGGCGAGGTGCTCAGGCGAAGCTACTTTAGAGACCGGAGACCACAAATGGATACCCTGGGCCCAGGGGCTCACTCGGGAAGATGCATCTCCCCAAAGTCCTTCAGTCCTTCATGGCTGGGGACAGCGATGACCCTGGTCAGAGGAGCCCTGACCCTCCAGCAAGGCTGTTCTACCGACTtggcccacccccaccaccagggGGTCTGAAGAGGCTCAGGTGGCCAGGCCGGTTTCCACTCTTGGACCTTGGCCACAAGGTTCTCCCCATCGGCACCTGGGAGCCCTGAGTGGTTACAGCAGCCATGCTCTCCCTTGGAGCCAGCACCTGGCAAGTGTTGGGGGTTTTGTGACCAGATGGCCCTTAACcaaccaattttttaaagtatctctcGGGAGCAAGCAAAACCTCAAGttcctgagcctctgtttttCCTGGGCCCTTCTTAGCCCACCAGGGTGCCCCGTGGGTGCCTCACAAGTCCCTCAGTGTCTCAGTGAGCCCCTGCACACGGGGTGGAGGAGGAGCCTACCCTCTGTCCCCACGCCCCTTTCCTGCAATGCATCTGAGTCCCACGTCCTGATGAAAGCATGACCTCTTCCCACCAAGTCTCCCCATCCTCACCCGCTAGTCCTCTGTCTATACCACCTGCCTTCCTGGTCATTGCTGTGGCACCTCCACACTGATGGCAGGCAGGCAACGACCATGTCCTtggcctcccctctccctccctctagctGGATGACCCTTGGCCCTGTCTGCACCCATGTGGTTTCCTGCCCCCCTGACCTGGATGTTTCCGGGGCATCTTGGTCATGTGTCCAGAAAGTAATGTGCTACCTCCCGTGTCTGCCCTGTCCGCtgcacccaccctccccctgccccccgaccCTAGAAATTCCAGgcttctccccttcttttttgACCATAGCCCCAGGCATCACCagactccttctctctccttgtccGAATTCAGTCCCACTTCACAAGAGGGCGCTGGTTCTATTGCCAAAGAAAAGCCAGACAACCAAGATAAGTTTTCCAGGGTGGTAAGAGGACCGACCCTCTGGGGTGGTCCCCACCATCCTCTGATCTCCAGTTACTCAGCTTCGCTCAACACCTGCTTTGTGCCGGGCATGGGACCAATCTTGGGGCCCATGTGGCTCTGACACTGGACAGGCCCAGCTGTCGGCTCTGCACAGTCACAACTTCCAGGCCACTGGAATCGTGTAACACACAGCATACCAGACCCCACGCCTGTCTGTGGTCTCCTCAAGCATTTGCTTTCTTGGGATGGTCAGGGAGGAAGCTCAACACACATACAGATGTTGAGACTGGCTAGTCAGAGTGGGCCAGGCAGACCCTGCTCCTGGTCAGTGGTGCCTCTGGCAGGACGACGCTGTGGGTTCTTCCTTCAGAGCACAGGCCTTCCAGAAAGCAGCCACCTGCTCAGGAAAACCGAAGCCGCCCCAGAGCAGGTCCCACAGGGTGAATGGGTTCTCCTGGGTGCTCTAGACCAGCATCTCTGGGCACTACTGATGTTTGGGGCCCAGTGATTCTGTGTGACGGGGGCCAACGCGTGCCTGTGAGCTATCCAGCATCATGCCTGGCCTCACCCACTAGACGCCAGTAGCACGTTGAGAACAACAGGTTCAGACCCTGTAACTGACCTCTGGCAAGGCTCTGGCCTGAGCCCAGCTCCACCCAAATTGATCTCACCCTTGTTTGCCCACAACCGGCCCCCCACAGGTCTACTCTGGGCCACAGGGGACGCCACCTTTGAGCTCTGTGACCATGGGCGGCCTTGTGGAACCTGTCTGCTCTGTGTTCAGGTCAACCCATGACCTCTATCCCGTGGGGGCCTCTGGCACCTATAACCGCCCTGTCAGTGTAGCCAGGATTCCTAAAACTGCAACCTAGTTTAGCACTGACACCTCCTTGCTCAGATACCTGCCCCAGCCTGGTGTTCCCATGGGTCTCCCAGCTGCCAGCTAAGGGGACTCCGCTCACCTCGGCTGGAGACGTTCATGCAGAAGTACATGCCATAGATGATGTACACGTACAGGGTTCCTGGCTTCATGAACATGCCACGGTTGCGGGGGGTCTGCCGGCCACCCCTCGAATGAGCAGCTGCATCCTCGGGCCCCAAGTATGCCTCCGTCTCCACAATGCGGCCGCGGAGCTCTGTGCCATCATCAAGTCGCCGAACCAAGACCTGTGGGCAGTCAGTCTGCTTAGAGCAGCGAGAAGCAGAGACTCAACTgtgatagctcacagcctgggcCTCATCTCCCCGGTTCAGGATGCACCAGGGCACCCAGGTCCAGCCGGGTCCCCTGCTGTCCCCTCTGTCCTGCTCAACCCCGCGGACCACAGGCCCTGCTCACTAAGTGTCCTGGCCACAGCTAGCAGCTATCTCAAGCTCCGGCCCGGGCTGGGTTGGAAAGTCGGCACCACTGAAACCACACACTTCAGAGTCTTCTTGGTAAGGCCTCCATCTCtttgcctcctcctccccaagtcCCCCTTGGACTGAAATGCTTAGCCTAGTGCAGAGCAGCGTGGGGGGCACAGGGCCC is drawn from Leopardus geoffroyi isolate Oge1 chromosome E3, O.geoffroyi_Oge1_pat1.0, whole genome shotgun sequence and contains these coding sequences:
- the MPG gene encoding DNA-3-methyladenine glycosylase isoform X2 yields the protein MSRMGGGPLAPPPRADPRRARRHCAGLPSSRAQAPAALPGSPRRGGWAPRAGGPHARNPGPSRGMPARGAGQLSRRMGQKKQRLLEARRHQSLTDGAQMPSTMEPCLGPPAALGPQRSIYFSSPKSHPAQLGSEFFDQPAVPLARAFLGQVLVRRLDDGTELRGRIVETEAYLGPEDAAAHSRGGRQTPRNRGMFMKPGTLYVYIIYGMYFCMNVSSRGDGACVLLRALEPLGGLETMRQLRSTLRKGAAGRALRDRELCSGPSKLCQAMAIDKSFDQRDLAKDEAVWLERSPPGSREPAVVAAARVGIGQAGEWAQKPLRFYVQGSPWVSVVDRAAERNSQACSDKAF
- the MPG gene encoding DNA-3-methyladenine glycosylase isoform X3 translates to MGQKKQRLLEARRHQSLTDGAQMPSTMEPCLGPPAALGPQRSIYFSSPKSHPAQLGSEFFDQPAVPLARAFLGQVLVRRLDDGTELRGRIVETEAYLGPEDAAAHSRGGRQTPRNRGMFMKPGTLYVYIIYGMYFCMNVSSRGDGACVLLRALEPLGGLETMRQLRSTLRKGAAGRALRDRELCSGPSKLCQAMAIDKSFDQRDLAKDEAVWLERSPPGSREPAVVAAARVGIGQAGEWAQKPLRFYVQGSPWVSVVDRAAERNSQACSDKAF